In the Armatimonadota bacterium genome, AAACAAGGCAGATATTTAGCGCTCCATCTTTTGGCAGCGTCATCGCAGGATGCAGAGGGAATATTTAGCTTTGAGTATGCAGGAGGAAGCATTAGCAAGAGATTATTTTTCTCAGCATGGAACAAAAGACCAAAACATGACGAAAAACCTGCTATAATTGCTCTTCACAAGCATTCACTGGATGGAGACAGACCCGGCGAAAAGTGTTATTTAAATCATTATGCCTTGCCACTTGATCCATCGAAAGAACTGATAGCCATTCACCTTCCAAAGCTAGAGAGCGTAAAGGTCCTTGCAATTACACTGGAACATGGTGAATAAAAGTTCTGTTAATAAGTCTGCATTTTTGGAACTTGTGATTTATAATCTTCAAATTTAATCAGGGCTATTCTTCTTTCTCCCTGGCAGCAAGCAAAGCTTCTACCTCTGCCATGCCTTCCTTTGCCTTCTCTGCGGCTATCGGGTCCAGATTATATAGGAGTTTGGTAAACTCGCCCATGTGAACGAGCTCCTCAAGAGCAACATCATACAAAACTTTCTTAGCATCTTGATTGTCAGTTGCATCCATATGGGCAGTGTAGATGTGAACGGCTTCGAGTTCAGCCGCTATGTCTAGCATTATTGCTCTTACAAGCTCACTATCTGTCATTTTACGGTATGTCATTCCTGTAAATGGATTTATGAACTCCGGCAT is a window encoding:
- a CDS encoding rubrerythrin gives rise to the protein MPEFINPFTGMTYRKMTDSELVRAIMLDIAAELEAVHIYTAHMDATDNQDAKKVLYDVALEELVHMGEFTKLLYNLDPIAAEKAKEGMAEVEALLAAREKEE